A window of Synechococcus sp. MEDNS5 contains these coding sequences:
- a CDS encoding efflux RND transporter periplasmic adaptor subunit, with amino-acid sequence MRALFLCCAVLCVSAQGLVTPAALAHSGHGDEFVQNGEVDQVKASPDQDQLLGIITDAPQSGPDGQLTVPSVAVVDAAGKPLVFVRSGSTYDPVFVRLGAATNDRIVVLEGVTADEQVVVSGALSLYAESQKRDRVPVEKSPTSTAVAESGQAAVEPVQNSAPAWILPGGIVVAVLFILGVVVGVRSRGSGSKQG; translated from the coding sequence GTGCGCGCACTGTTTCTCTGCTGTGCTGTTCTTTGCGTGAGTGCTCAGGGGCTTGTCACCCCAGCTGCTTTGGCCCACTCCGGTCATGGTGATGAGTTTGTCCAGAACGGTGAGGTTGATCAGGTGAAGGCATCGCCTGATCAGGATCAGCTCCTTGGGATCATCACGGATGCTCCCCAGAGCGGGCCTGATGGGCAATTGACGGTGCCGAGCGTTGCTGTTGTTGATGCTGCTGGGAAACCTCTGGTGTTTGTACGCAGCGGCAGCACGTACGACCCGGTGTTCGTACGTCTCGGGGCGGCAACGAACGACCGCATTGTTGTTCTGGAGGGTGTGACTGCCGATGAACAGGTGGTTGTTTCAGGAGCTCTTTCGCTTTACGCCGAGTCTCAGAAGCGGGATCGTGTTCCGGTTGAAAAGAGTCCAACAAGCACCGCAGTGGCCGAATCGGGCCAGGCTGCAGTTGAGCCTGTACAAAACAGTGCCCCTGCATGGATTCTCCCCGGAGGCATCGTTGTTGCTGTGTTGTTCATTCTCGGTGTGGTGGTCGGAGTTCGCAGTCGTGGTTCTGGATCCAAGCAAGGTTGA
- a CDS encoding DUF3721 domain-containing protein: MGITVIGLFVAARPEPGWSHSKGIYATQAEAKIRAQQIGCTTVHQNNGKWMPCADERELHTQLRKQ; encoded by the coding sequence ATGGGTATCACTGTGATTGGCCTGTTCGTTGCAGCTCGGCCTGAACCAGGGTGGAGCCATAGCAAAGGAATTTATGCCACCCAAGCAGAAGCTAAAATCCGCGCGCAACAAATCGGCTGCACAACTGTGCATCAAAACAATGGGAAGTGGATGCCCTGTGCTGATGAGCGCGAACTCCACACACAGCTGCGCAAGCAATGA
- a CDS encoding DUF1254 domain-containing protein: MRALPIALTLGLLFGGLAERGPIAHAQSVDVTTIKDELSPREFRAYGESSPKKLKSRIGELTFTKGGFAGGYPSLETIDTLKNELDFQKATQAYIWAVPIVSYARWLESHEELFGAKDGQIVRLTSPKAKQGILTANATTPYAVAFADLSRTGPLVFDIPKGLSAGVVNDI; this comes from the coding sequence ATGCGTGCTCTCCCGATCGCTTTGACCTTGGGCCTTTTGTTTGGCGGATTGGCTGAGCGAGGACCGATCGCCCATGCTCAATCCGTTGATGTCACAACCATCAAAGATGAACTCAGCCCCCGTGAATTTAGGGCCTATGGAGAAAGTTCACCTAAGAAACTGAAATCTCGCATTGGTGAACTCACATTCACCAAGGGCGGTTTTGCAGGCGGTTACCCCAGTCTTGAGACCATCGATACTCTTAAGAATGAGCTCGATTTTCAAAAGGCAACACAGGCGTACATCTGGGCCGTTCCGATTGTCAGTTATGCCCGATGGCTTGAGTCCCATGAAGAGCTTTTCGGTGCCAAAGATGGCCAGATTGTGCGGCTCACCTCTCCTAAAGCGAAGCAGGGAATTCTGACGGCAAATGCCACGACTCCCTATGCGGTTGCCTTTGCCGATCTCTCTAGAACAGGGCCACTGGTTTTTGACATTCCCAAAGGACTGTCAGCAGGGGTTGTCAATGACATCTGA
- a CDS encoding DUF1214 domain-containing protein codes for MSGPDQGNGAKLLVLAPQMAIPDGLDTKEYTVIRNGSNIAFFGIRALMPDPAEADQLLSSFRIFPYAERANPTLNPIIDVDESTEWGQWQPHGMVYWKALKKIMDREVFEDRDRFFLSMLASLGLEKGQPLQLTATQAEILKEAAVIGEAMLKSITFDKPFSNNDLYKGTNWDQLMVVTVDDRDGDMDQLYRRAAFTWEAVSRGKAYYIEKAGIGQQYRTAYKDGNGNFLEGDKHYKLTMPPNAPAEVFWSIVVYDVNSRTLILNDEGRAALSSRTGLIENDDGSVTMHFSPELPDGVKKANWIQTNPKESWFSYLRFYGPTQAYFDQTYPLQDIMPVN; via the coding sequence ATGTCTGGTCCGGATCAGGGCAATGGCGCGAAGCTGCTCGTCCTTGCGCCTCAGATGGCCATCCCCGATGGTTTGGATACCAAGGAGTACACCGTCATTCGCAATGGCTCCAACATTGCGTTTTTTGGGATCAGGGCTCTGATGCCTGATCCTGCTGAGGCGGATCAGCTGTTATCAAGTTTCCGCATCTTTCCCTATGCAGAACGTGCCAATCCCACCCTGAATCCGATCATTGATGTGGATGAAAGCACGGAGTGGGGGCAATGGCAGCCCCATGGGATGGTCTACTGGAAGGCATTGAAAAAAATCATGGATCGCGAAGTTTTTGAAGATCGCGATCGCTTCTTTTTGAGCATGCTCGCTTCGCTTGGTCTGGAGAAGGGCCAACCCTTACAGCTCACGGCGACTCAGGCTGAGATCTTGAAAGAAGCTGCCGTGATCGGTGAGGCCATGCTCAAATCGATCACCTTTGACAAGCCCTTCTCAAATAATGATCTTTACAAGGGCACGAACTGGGATCAGCTGATGGTGGTCACGGTGGATGACCGAGATGGTGATATGGATCAGCTGTATCGCAGGGCTGCCTTTACCTGGGAGGCTGTTTCAAGGGGCAAGGCTTATTACATTGAGAAGGCAGGCATCGGACAGCAATACCGGACGGCTTACAAGGATGGCAATGGCAACTTTTTGGAAGGCGACAAGCACTACAAGCTGACGATGCCGCCCAACGCGCCTGCGGAGGTGTTCTGGTCGATTGTGGTTTATGACGTCAATTCGCGCACGCTGATTCTCAACGATGAAGGCAGGGCTGCACTGAGCTCAAGAACAGGTCTGATTGAGAACGACGATGGTTCAGTGACGATGCACTTCAGCCCTGAATTGCCGGACGGCGTTAAAAAAGCCAATTGGATTCAGACCAATCCCAAGGAGAGCTGGTTCTCCTATCTGCGCTTTTACGGACCGACTCAGGCCTATTTCGATCAGACCTATCCCTTGCAGGACATCATGCCTGTGAACTAA